A window from Kluyveromyces lactis strain NRRL Y-1140 chromosome E complete sequence encodes these proteins:
- the EFM1 gene encoding protein-lysine N-methyltransferase (similar to uniprot|P38732 Saccharomyces cerevisiae YHL039W Hypothetical ORF) gives MVKEAALERLLVHAKKNNCEISDDLEFRIDPVTGVGAYLKHKLHNKEALIKISQDFILTKAEALQYFEIDSCSSSNPNAITQLYLIALQSNQSAKWQPYLDVLPSLDDISSPLVWQPHELEIIRGSDLYIKTKRKLASLLDEWYEILTELNLCSEKAKKYYELQDRDNIAVEKCYSVDSFAAYLWAHLIFSSRAFPSIIYDNSAGLEEGFLLPIVDLLNHKSDTKVHWKSEGSFITFSSEEIIEAKGELYNNYGDKSNEELLLGYGFAIDSNPHDATSISLKLDEKTLSEASNYGTEINPNNVSGDSVRFDISLKDPLPVPLIKLFGFISKLKSEKNITVRAVLEGLDQLYALLHQKIAIFKAKTKFESHNIRNESIIKNAKIYLTGQRRLFHSSQEELQREMKAIMKIYKPVSFKSIYKLDPEFSSSLSSCLNVSSYEELVKKGLAQHALLLWIVKAHNAKFYKSPHSPSFVSDTFNDVERNITIEKDDVLEYMQFYQAFFPNLSQMFPKVYSVGSWSIKDFIIAGVVMDRIVWLRMASNEYFLFEKQTFDFKRSYS, from the coding sequence ATGGTTAAAGAAGCAGCTCTTGAAAGATTGTTGGTCCatgcaaagaagaataattGTGAAATCAGTGATGATCTAGAGTTTCGAATTGACCCGGTGACTGGTGTAGGTGCATACTTGAAGCATAAGCTACATAATAAGGAAGCCCTCATAAAGATATCtcaagatttcattttaaCTAAGGCTGAAGCGCTTCaatactttgaaattgatagttgttcttcatcaaacCCTAACGCGATTACTCAGTTGTATTTAATCGCATTGCAGTCCAATCAGTCAGCGAAATGGCAACCTTATTTGGACGTATTGCCATCTTTGGACGATATTTCGAGCCCTTTAGTATGGCAGCCGCATGAACTAGAAATAATTCGTGGTTCTGACCTATACATAAAAACCAAACGGAAGCTTGCCTCTTTGCTAGACGAATGGTATGAGATTTTAACGGAACTGAATTTGTGCAGTGAAAAAGCGAAGAAGTACTATGAACTTCAAGATAGAGACAATATAGCTGTTGAGAAATGCTATTCAGTGGATTCTTTTGCTGCCTATCTGTGGGCgcatttgatattttcttcgAGGGCTTTTCCATCCATAATTTATGATAATTCAGCGGGTTTGGAGGAGGGCTTTCTTCTCCCAATCGTCGATCTTTTAAATCACAAAAGTGACACGAAGGTACACTGGAAGTCAGAAGGTTCCTTTATAACATTTAGTTCCGAGGAAATAATTGAAGCCAAGGGTGAATTGTATAACAATTATGGTGATAAATCAAACGAGGAGCTTTTGCTCGGATACGGTTTTGCAATTGATTCCAACCCACATGATGCCACGTCtatatctttgaaactaGATGAAAAAACACTATCTGAAGCATCAAATTACGGTACTGAAATCAACCCGAACAACGTATCTGGTGATTCCGTTAGATTCgatatttcattgaaagatcCACTTCCAGTTCCGTTAATTAAGCTCTTTGGATTTATCTCAAAACTaaaatcagagaaaaaCATTACTGTACGTGCCGTGCTTGAAGGTCTAGATCAACTGTATGCTTTATTACATCAAAAGATAGCTATTTTCAAAGCTAAGACCAAATTCGAATCGCATAATATCCGGAACGAATCGATCATAAAGAATGCAAAAATTTACTTAACAGGACAGCGAAGGCTTTTTCATTCCTCTCAGGAAGAACTGCAAAGGGAAATGAAAGCTATTATGAAGATTTATAAACCAGTGTCTTTCAAATCTATCTACAAGCTTGACCCTGAGTTTTCGAGCAGTTTATCGTCATGTTTAAACGTCTCATCCTATGAAGAGCTTGTCAAGAAAGGTCTTGCTCAACATGCACTTTTACTCTGGATTGTCAAAGCTCACAATGCTAAGTTTTATAAAAGTCCCCACTCGCCTTCATTCGTTAGCGATACCTTTAATGATGTCGAGCGCAATATCACGATCGAAAAGGACGATGTCTTAGAATACATGCAATTTTACCAAGCGTTTTTCCCTAATCTCTCACAGATGTTTCCTAAAGTGTACAGTGTAGGAAGTTGGTCCATAAAGGACTTCATTATCGCTGGTGTGGTGATGGACCGTATTGTATGGTTGAGAATGGCAAGCAATGAATATTTCCTATTCGAAAAGCAAAcatttgatttcaaaagatcCTATTCCTAA
- the COF1 gene encoding cofilin (highly similar to uniprot|Q03048 Saccharomyces cerevisiae YLL050C COF1 yeast cortical cytoskeleton component mammalian cofilin homolog Cofilin actin binding and severing protein), which produces MSRSGVAVADESLNAFNDLKLGKKYKFILYALNDSKTEIIVKETSAEQDYDKFLEQLPENDCLYAVYDFEYELGNNEGKRSKIVFFTWSPDTAPVRSKMVYASSKDALRRALNGVSSDIQGTDFSEVAYESVLEKVSRAAGSH; this is translated from the exons ATGTCCAGATCAGG TGTTGCCGTAGCAGATGAGTCTTTGAACGctttcaatgatttgaaattgggAAAGAAGTACAAATTCATTTTGTATGCTTTGAACGACAGCAAAACTGAAATTATTGTGAAGGAAACTTCTGCTGAACAAGATTACGATAAGTTTTTGGAGCAATTGCCAGAGAACGACTGTTTGTACGCAGTTTACGATTTTGAATATGAACTGGGTAACAACGAAGGTAAGAGATCTAAGATTGTTTTCTTCACTTGGTCCCCAGATACTGCTCCTGTGAGAAGCAAGATGGTTTATGCTTCTTCTAAGGACGCATTGAGAAGAGCTTTGAATGGTGTTTCCTCTGATATTCAAGGTACCGATTTCTCTGAAGTCGCTTACGAGTCTGTCTTGGAAAAGGTTAGCAGAGCTGCTGGCTCCCActaa
- a CDS encoding uncharacterized protein (no similarity) — translation MIPDTVVLINRLVDRVNTLELTLGEYSINDMRIRGALAELQKNSQLILKNGDKNLKEMHRYLIAFGNNSHLGANEAQVWFEAHHSELLKMLDMLMNLDTKLTESLDLTLGSFGSRIPDCVLELTQLHNVTRTVIQLVLKSFLVINRFICLSTQQEEMILDVESRLNRLHGILRCSESEVSI, via the coding sequence ATGATACCTGACACTGTGGTGTTGATCAATCGACTTGTTGATCGAGTCAACACCCTTGAACTCACATTAGGAGAATATTCCATCAATGATATGAGGATAAGGGGAGCCTTAGCtgaattacaaaaaaattcGCAGCTAATCCTGAAGAATGGTGATAAAAACCTGAAGGAGATGCACCGGTATCTAATAGCGTTCGGCAATAATTCTCATCTTGGCGCTAACGAAGCTCAAGTATGGTTTGAAGCTCATCATTCGGAACTCTTGAAAATGTTAGATATGTTAATGAATCTCGACACAAAACTCACTGAAAGTCTGGATCTAACCCTTGGTTCGTTTGGATCACGAATCCCTGACTGTGTTCTGGAATTGACACAGCTGCACAATGTAACGAGAACTGTGATTCAGCTGGTCCTGAAATCTTTTCTAGTGATAAATCGGTTTATTTGCTTATCAACTCAACAGGAAGAAATGATTCTTGACGTTGAGAGCAGACTTAATAGGTTGCATGGGATTCTACGGTGTAGTGAAAGCGAGGTTTCAATATAG
- the MUP3 gene encoding Mup3p (similar to uniprot|P38734 Saccharomyces cerevisiae YHL036W MUP3 Low affinity methionine permease, similar to Mup1p) — MEDTHLIEGSKAPLYIIESERDSTEDLSKNVSSLISDNEVPQGRHLGIFSTVILFVSRIVGGGIYSVPSSVFVNCGGNVSLFLFVWLCAAVMAFIGMSMFLELGTILPKSGGRKNFLEFLYDKPPMMTTVILCTYCLMTCFAMSPAMILGKYILYALGYGEDFVNKESYASNYIGIAAIMVIVFVHGLSLNHGLIIQNILGIIKLVIVLLMSLAGMYVTLFYHNASYDITQPSLLFSAAVQSSEAISSASLTSAFIQCFYCFAGWDTVHTVTSEIKDPNRTLKLAGPLSLLMALICYLSLNIAYIKVLTYEEIKNAGPLLGSVLFSKIFGKAVGAQFINISIILSAISNLFVTVYGISRMNQEIFREGLFPFSAQLARNWPCNSPLPSLLICGIVSSFWLYLLPGTGAAFDYLINFEGYGNQIMLLLVAAGLLVRRERLKRYQFPSRTPIVGVVAFLLLSVYLSVGPFFGNGTGNSVGKFPSYQYAAIFLFALSVGFWFMKFVLLPRLFKYTLRSTVVVQNDGLTVVDWRRHPVE; from the coding sequence ATGGAGGATACACACTTGATAGAGGGTTCAAAAGCCCCTCTATATATAATAGAGTCGGAGAGGGATTCCACTGAAGATCTAAGTAAGAATGTGTCATCCTTGATATCAGATAACGAAGTACCTCAGGGGAGGCACCTTGGAATTTTTTCTACTGTTATTCTCTTTGTGTCAAGGATAGTTGGTGGCGGTATCTATTCTGTTCCCAGCAGTGTTTTCGTGAATTGCGGTGGGAATGTGAGCCTGTTTCTATTCGTTTGGTTGTGTGCTGCAGTGATGGCTTTTATCGGTATGTCAATGTTTTTGGAGCTAGGCACTATCTTGCCAAAAAGTGGCggaagaaaaaatttcCTTGAATTTTTATACGATAAGCCGCCAATGATGACGACAGTTATTTTATGCACATATTGTCTAATGACTTGTTTTGCTATGTCGCCTGCGATGATATTAGGAAAGTATATATTATACGCCTTAGGTTATGGTGAAGACTTTGTTAACAAGGAGTCGTATGCTTCTAACTATATTGGAATAGCTGCTATTATGGTTATAGTGTTTGTGCATGGTCTCTCTCTTAACCATGGCCTCATCATTCAGAATATTTTGGGGATTATAAAATTGGTCATTGTGCTCCTAATGTCCTTAGCAGGAATGTATGTGACACTATTTTATCATAATGCTTCTTATGACATAACCCAGCCGTCGCTATTATTTAGTGCTGCTGTGCAAAGCTCTGAAGCGATCAGTAGTGCATCATTGACTTCTGCGTTTATCCAGTGCTTTTATTGTTTCGCTGGATGGGATACTGTTCACACCGTTACCTCCGAGATCAAGGATCCTAACAGGACATTGAAATTGGCTGGACCTCTTTCGCTTCTGATGGCTCTAATATGCTACCTTTCTCTGAATATTGCATACATAAAGGTGCTCACTTATGAGGAGATCAAGAATGCTGGACCTTTGCTCGGAtctgttttattttctaaGATTTTCGGAAAAGCCGTGGGAGCACAATTCATTAATATCTCCATAATCCTTTCTGCAATATCGAACCTTTTTGTTACTGTGTATGGTATTTCTAGAATGAATCAGGAAATATTTAGAGAGGGtctgtttcctttttctgCACAATTGGCCAGAAATTGGCCTTGTAATTCCCCACTTCCCTCTTTGTTAATTTGCGGCATAGTCAGTTCTTTTTGGCTATATCTACTTCCAGGGACAGGAGCTGCTTTCGATTActtgatcaattttgaGGGATATGGGAATCAAATAATGTTACTTTTAGTTGCTGCTGGATTACTCGTCAGGAGAGAACGTCTAAAAAGATACCAATTTCCTTCGAGAACACCAATTGTGGGGGTGGTCGCCTTTCTGCTTCTCTCCGTATACTTGAGTGTTGGTCCATTTTTTGGTAATGGAACCGGCAACTCTGTTGGGAAGTTTCCCTCTTATCAGTACGCAGCTATTTTCCTATTCGCACTTTCCGTGGGCTTCTGGTTCATGAAGTTTGTATTGCTTCCCAGATTGTTTAAATACACTCTTAGAAGCACTGTTGTTGTACAAAATGACGGACTAACAGTTGTGGACTGGAGGAGACATCCTGTAGAATAG
- a CDS encoding uncharacterized protein (similar to uniprot|P32386 Saccharomyces cerevisiae YLL048C) — protein MSGSNSNSNLDAISDSCPFWRYDDITECGRVQYINYYLPITLVGVSLLYLFKNAIQHYYRKPQEIKPSVASELLGSNLTDLPNENKPLLSESTQALYTNPDSNKTGFSLKEEHFSINKVTLTEIHSNKHDAVKIVRRNWLEKLRVFLEWVLCALQLCIYISVWSKYTNTQEDFPMHASISGLMLWSLLLLVVSLRLANINQNISWINSGPGNLWALSFACYLSLFCGSVLPLRSIYIGHITDEIASTFYKLQFYLSLTLFLLLFTSQAGNRFAIIYKSTPDITPSPEPIVSIASYITWAWVDKFLWKAHQNYIEMKDVWGLMVEDYSILVIKRFNHFVQNKTKSRTFSFNLIHFFMKFIAIQGAWATISSVISFVPTMLLRRILEYVEDQSTAPLNLAWMYIFLMFLARILTAICAAQALFLGRRVCIRMKAIIISEIYSKALRRKISPNSTKEPTDVVDPQELNDKQHVDGDEESATTANLGAIINLMAVDAFKVSEICAYLHSFIEAIIMTIVALFLLYRLIGWSALVGSAMIICFLPLNFKLASLLGTLQKKSLAITDKRIQKLNEAFQAIRIIKFFSWEENFEKDIQNTRDEELNMLLKRSIVWALSSLVWFITPSIVTSASFAVYIYVQGQTLTTPVAFTALSLFALLRNPLDMLSDMLSFVIQSKVSLDRVQEFLNEEETKKYEQLTVSRNKLGLQNATFTWDKNNQDFKLKNLTIDFKIGKLNVIVGPTGSGKTSLLMGLLGEMELLNGKVFVPSLNPREELVVEADGMTNSIAYCSQAAWLLNDTVRNNILFNAPYNENRYNAVISACGLKRDFEILSAGDQTEIGEKGITLSGGQKQRVSLARSLYSSSRHLLLDDCLSAVDSHTALWIYENCITGPLMEGRTCVLVSHNVALTLKNADWVIIMENGRVKEQGEPVELLQKGSLGDDSMVKSSILSRTASSVNISETNSKISSGPKAPAESDNANEESTTCGDRSKSSGKLIAEETKSNGVVSLDVYKWYAVFFGGWKMISFLCFIFLFAQMISISQAWWLRAWASNNTLKVFSNLGLQTMRPFALSLQGKEASPVTLSAVFPNGSLTTATEPNHSNAYYLSIYLGIGVFQALCSSSKAIINFVAGIRASRKIFNLLLKNVLYAKLRFFDSTPIGRIMNRFSKDIESIDQELTPYMEGAFGSLIQCVSTIIVIAYITPQFLIVAAIVMLLFYFVAYFYMSGARELKRLESMSRSPIHQHFSETLVGITTIRAFSDERRFLVDNMKKIDDNNRPFFYLWVCNRWLSYRIELIGALIVLAAGSFILLNIKSIDSGLAGISLGFAIQFTDGALWVVRLYSNVEMNMNSVERLKEYTTIEQEPSNVGALVPPCEWPQNGKIEVKDLSLRYAAGLPKVIKNVTFTVDSKCKVGIVGRTGAGKSTIITALFRFLDPETGYIKIDDVDITTIGLKRLRQSITIIPQDPTLFTGTLKTNLDPYNEYSEAEIFEALKRVNLVSSEELGNPSTSDSTSVHSANMNKFLDLENEVSEGGSNLSQGQRQLICLARSLLRCPKVILLDEATASIDYNSDSKIQATIREEFSNSTILTIAHRLRSIIDYDKILVMDAGEVKEYDHPYSLLLNRDSIFYHMCEDSGELEVLIQLAKESFVKKLNAN, from the coding sequence ATGTCAGGTTCAAATTCGAATTCAAATCTAGATGCAATAAGTGATTCATGCCCATTTTGGCGCTATGATGATATTACAGAGTGTGGAAGAGTGCAGTATATCAATTACTACCTTCCAATAACATTGGTAGGCGTTTCTCTCTTgtatttattcaaaaacgCGATCCAACATTATTACAGAAAGCCTCAAGAAATTAAGCCTAGTGTTGCTTCCGAATTATTGGGCTCAAATCTCACAGACCTTCCGAATGAAAACAAGCCTTTACTATCGGAGAGTACACAAGCATTATACACTAATCCGGATTCGAATAAGACAGGATTCTCTCTAAAAGAGGAGCATTTCTCTATAAATAAAGTTACACTTACGGAAATTCATTCCAATAAGCATGACGCTGTGAAGATCGTAAGGAGAAACTGGCTTGAAAAATTAAGAGTGTTCTTAGAATGGGTTCTATGCGCCTTACAACTTTGCATCTACATTTCAGTCTGGTCGAAATACACTAATACCCAAGAGGATTTCCCAATGCACGCATCTATCTCAGGTCTAATGTTATGGTCTCTACTCTTGTTAGTAGTGTCATTGAGGTTGGCAAACATCAACCAGAATATAAGCTGGATCAATTCAGGACCGGGAAACTTATGGGCCCTTTCATTTGCATGTTATCTATCACTATTCTGCGGATCCGTTTTGCCATTGAGATCTATCTATATCGGTCATATCACAGATGAAATTGCATCAACATTTTATAAGTTGCAATTTTACCTAAGTTTGACACTATTCTTGTTACTTTTCACCTCTCAAGCGGGAAATCGGTTTGCCATTATCTATAAAAGTACACCAGATATAACACCGTCTCCTGAACCTATTGTGTCGATTGCAAGTTATATCACTTGGGCATGGGTAGAtaaatttctttggaaagCGCATCAAAATTATATCGAAATGAAAGATGTTTGGGGTCTAATGGTGGAAGACTATTCCATTCTCGTAATAAAGAGATTCAATCATTTTGTTCAGAATAAAACCAAGTCTAGGACATTTTCATTTAACTTAATCCACTTTTTCATGAAATTTATCGCCATTCAAGGTGCCTGGGCAACAATTTCGTCAGTTATTAGTTTTGTTCCAACAATGTTGCTCAGACGTATTTTGGAGTATGTTGAAGATCAATCAACTGCTCCATTAAATTTGGCTTGGatgtatatttttcttATGTTCCTTGCCAGAATTTTAACTGCCATATGTGCTGCTCAGGCGCTATTTTTAGGGAGAAGGGTTTGTATCAGAATGAAGGCTATCATAATTTCTGAAATCTACTCCAAGGCTttgagaagaaaaatttctCCAAATTCCACTAAGGAGCCAACTGATGTCGTTGATCCACAGGAATTAAATGACAAACAACACGTTGATGGAGATGAAGAATCAGCAACCACTGCAAATCTTGGTGCTATCATTAATTTGATGGCGGTGGATGCTTTCAAAGTATCCGAAATATGTGCGTATTTGCACTCCTTTATAGAGGCGATCATCATGACCATTGTTGCATTATTCCTTTTATATCGGTTAATAGGCTGGTCTGCTTTAGTTGGTAGTGCAATGATTATTTGCTTCTTACCATTGAACTTCAAACTTGCCAGCTTGTTAGGGACACTCCAAAAGAAATCCTTGGCAATCACAGATAAAAGAATTCAGAAACTAAACGAAGCTTTCCAGGCCATTCGtattatcaaattcttctcttgGGAAGAgaattttgaaaaggacATACAAAACACAAGGGATGAAGAATTAAATATGCTTTTAAAAAGGTCTATCGTTTGGgctctttcttctcttgtttgGTTCATTACCCCCTCTATTGTCACATCCGCTTCTTTTGCAGTCTATATTTATGTGCAAGGCCAAACTTTAACTACTCCGGTAGCATTTACTGCACTATCTCTATTTGCTCTACTAAGAAATCCGTTAGACATGCTTTCTGATATGTTGTCTTTTGTTATTCAATCCAAGGTCTCTTTGGATAGAGTCCAAGAATTTTTAAATGAAGAGGAGACGAAAAAGTATGAGCAATTAACCGTATCAAGAAATAAACTTGGGTTGCAAAACGCTACTTTTACATGGGATAAAAATaatcaagatttcaagTTAAAAAACCTAActattgatttcaaaattggGAAATTAAACGTTATTGTAGGTCCAACTGGATCTGGTAAAACATCATTGTTAATGGGATTATTGGGTGAAATGGAGCTATTGAACGGAAAAGTTTTCGTCCCTTCGCTCAATCCTAGGGAAGAGTTGGTTGTAGAGGCCGATGGAATGACTAATTCAATCGCGTACTGCTCCCAAGCTGCCTGGTTGCTAAATGATACTGTCAGGAACAATATTCTATTCAATGCGCCTTATAATGAGAATAGATATAATGCCGTCATCTCTGCGTGTGGTTTGAAACGCGACTTCGAGATCTTAAGCGCTGGTGATCAGACAGAGATTGGCGAAAAGGGTATAACACTTTCTGGTGGTCAAAAACAAAGAGTCTCGTTGGCCAGATCATTGTATTCTTCATCAAGACATTTGCTGTTAGATGATTGTTTGAGTGCCGTAGACTCGCACACGGCCTTATGGATCTACGAAAATTGTATAACAGGCCCATTAATGGAAGGAAGAACATGTGTATTGGTTTCTCACAATGTTGCATTAACTTTAAAAAATGCAGATTGGGTTATCATTATGGAAAATGGTAGAGTAAAAGAACAAGGCGAACCAGTAGAATTGCTACAGAAGGGGTCCCTTGGGGATGACTCCATGgtgaaatcatcaattttgtCCCGTACGGCGTCCTCAGTTAATATTTCAGAAACTAACAGTAAGATTTCTAGTGGTCCGAAGGCTCCAGCGGAATCGGATAATGCCAATGAGGAGTCCACCACCTGTGGAGATCGTTCAAAGTCAAGCGGCAAGCTAATCGctgaagaaacaaaatcaaacGGTGTTGTTTCCCTGGACGTCTATAAGTGGTATGCCGTGTTTTTCGGTGGATGgaagatgatatcatttttgtgtttcattttcttgtttgCCCAAATGATCAGTATTTCACAGGCCTGGTGGTTGCGTGCTTGGGCCTCCAACAACACTCTAAAAGTTTTCTCCAACCTTGGATTGCAAACAATGAGGCCATTCGCTTTGTCCTtacaaggaaaagaagCTTCTCCTGTGACTCTTAGTGCTGTTTTCCCAAATGGCAGTCTAACAACAGCCACGGAACCAAATCACTCGAACGCGTATTATCTATCAATATATTTGGGTATTGGTGTATTCCAGGCTTTATGTTCATCTTCGAAAGCAATTATAAACTTTGTGGCCGGTATTAGAGCTTCCAGgaaaatattcaatttattgttgaaaaatgtgTTATACGCCAAGCTGAGATTTTTTGATTCTACTCCAATAGGAAGAATAATGAACAGATTTTCTAAAGACATCGAATCAATAGATCAAGAATTGACTCCTTATATGGAAGGTGCATTTGGTTCCTTAATACAATGTGTTTCCACAATTATCGTCATTGCATACATTACTCCCCAATTTTTGATTGTCGCGGCGATTGTCATGttattgttttattttgttgCCTACTTTTACATGTCAGGAGCAAGAGAATTAAAGCGTCTTGAATCGATGTCACGCTCTCCTATTCATCAGCACTTCTCTGAGACTCTTGTGGGTATCACGACTATTCGAGCATTTTCTGACGAGCGGCGTTTTCTGGTTGATaatatgaagaaaattgatgataataataGGCCTTTCTTTTACTTATGGGTCTGTAATAGATGGCTATCTTACAGAATCGAGCTGATAGGCGCCCTTATTGTTTTGGCTGCAGGTAGTTTCATCTTATTGAACATAAAATCGATCGATTCTGGTTTGGCCGGTATTTCATTGGGTTTCGCTATACAATTTACCGATGGTGCCCTTTGGGTTGTTAGGTTATATTCCAACGTTGAAATGAATATGAATTCCGTCGAAAGGTTAAAAGAGTACACCACCATCGAGCAAGAACCTTCTAACGTTGGTGCCTTGGTACCTCCTTGCGAATGGCCACAAAATGGTAAAATCGAAGTCAAGGATTTATCTTTACGCTATGCAGCTGGTCTACCAAAGGTTATAAAAAATGTCACATTCACCGTCGATTCAAAGTGTAAAGTAGGTATTGTTGGCAGGACTGGTGCTGGTAAATCTACTATTATCACAGCCCTTTTCAGATTCTTAGACCCTGAAACTGGTTATATCAAAATCGATGACGTTGATATAACAACCATTGGTTTAAAACGTTTGCGCCAATCTATCACTATTATTCCACAGGACCCAACCCTTTTCACCGGTACTTTGAAAACCAATCTCGATCCATACAACGAATATTCGGAAGCTGAAATTTTCGAAGCTCTAAAACGTGTCAACCTTGTTTCCTCAGAAGAACTTGGTAATCCTTCTACTTCGGATTCAACCTCGGTACATTCAGCAAATATGAATAAgtttttggatttggaaaatgaagTCAGTGAAGGTGGTTCCAACCTCTCACAAGGACAACGTCAATTGATATGTTTGGCCCGTTCATTATTGCGGTGTCCAAAGGTAATTCTACTTGATGAAGCCACAGCTTCAATCGATTATAACTCAGACTCTAAAATCCAGGCTACTATAAGGGAAGAATTCAGTAATAGTACCATTCTCACGATTGCTCATCGTTTACGATCAATTATTGATTATGATAAAATACTTGTTATGGATGCTGGGGAGGTTAAAGAATATGATCATCCTTACTCCTTATTGTTGAATCGTGATAGTATATTCTATCATATGTGTGAAGATAGTGGAGAATTAGAAGTCTTGATACAATTAGCCAAAGAATCATTTGTCAAAAAGCTCAATGCAAATTGA
- the SBP1 gene encoding Sbp1p (similar to uniprot|P10080 Saccharomyces cerevisiae YHL034C SBP1 Single-strand nucleic acid binding protein) — MSEIIETSTKIVVDPETSIFVGNLSPETSPEDLQKVFGESVKVEIPTLQSDRTYPRIFAFVTFDDKVDVEDLRSKFDKTVIKDKSIYVTKVLTPEEQQLKKQKRRANQRGKAVPAPPKKNKEAQVPLEQMERSKDTLYVNNIPYHTTKAEIASFFGTTEESVILPMRRMKDTTTKRVFFSRKFNRGIAFVSFPEGTDIEAKAAEFNGKNFEDRELTVDVAANKPAHTEPVQTEAEHGNSTSE, encoded by the coding sequence ATGTcagaaatcattgaaactAGTACCAAGATTGTTGTCGATCCAGAGACATCCATTTTTGTAGGAAATCTTTCTCCTGAAACCAGCCCTGAAGACCTACAGAAAGTATTTGGGGAGTCTGTGAAAGTAGAAATTCCAACTTTGCAATCGGATAGAACATATCCAAGAATCTTTGCTTTCGTTACCTTTGACGATAaagttgatgttgaagacTTACGGTCAAAATTCGATAAGACCGTCATCAAGGATAAGAGCATTTATGTTACTAAAGTGCTAACTCCAGAAGAGCAGCAGCTAAAAAAGCAAAAGAGAAGAGCCAATCAACGTGGAAAAGCTGTCCCAGCgccaccaaagaaaaataagGAAGCCCAAGTTCCTCTAGAGCAAATGGAAAGATCGAAGGATACATTGTATGTTAACAATATCCCATATCATACAACTAAAGCTGAAATTGCCTCATTTTTTGGAACCACCGAGGAATCGGTCATATTGCCGATGAGAAGAATGAAAGATACCACAACTAAGAGAGTGTTTTTCTCCAGGAAGTTCAACAGAGGCATTGCCTTCGTATCTTTCCCAGAGGGTACTGATATAGAAGCCAAAGCTGCTGAATTCAACGGTAAGAACTTCGAGGACAGGGAGCTAACAGTTGATGTGGCTGCCAACAAACCGGCTCACACCGAACCAGTCCAAACTGAAGCTGAACACGGTAATTCCACTTCCGAATAA